The Desulfobacterales bacterium genome window below encodes:
- a CDS encoding septum formation initiator family protein: MFPYSPTQKKILLICSILLALLLAGWILFAPSHSTLTYYHARKNLAAIQNDNARLERENKALAEEINRIENDPAYLEEVGRKQFGLLKKDEVVYDFGKDK, encoded by the coding sequence GTGTTTCCCTATTCGCCGACACAAAAAAAAATTCTGCTCATCTGCTCCATTCTGCTGGCCCTGCTGCTGGCCGGCTGGATTCTCTTTGCGCCGTCGCACAGCACCTTAACATATTATCATGCCCGGAAAAACCTGGCGGCGATCCAAAACGACAACGCCCGGCTTGAACGGGAAAACAAGGCGCTTGCGGAAGAAATCAACCGCATTGAAAACGACCCCGCCTATCTCGAAGAGGTGGGCCGTAAGCAGTTCGGCCTGCTTAAGAAGGACGAAGTTGTCTACGACTTCGGCAAGGATAAGTGA
- a CDS encoding uracil-DNA glycosylase, producing the protein MPSNPTDLLREVRQLLEYHRFLGITSYPRTDKLVNFLTPKDPDRPGRAAPAGPAPPTHGSHGSPSRARANAATSLAGIRAELKDCRRCRLQEHRSNIVFGAGQPGALLFLVADSPSPEEDRTGLLFSGEPGELLDRMLNAIQLTRDQVYLACLVKCASPAAAGGPGAEEINTCRPFLWQQIEAVAPRIVCPMGPLAARALTGSDQPLIRQRGRFHQLRLHPDADPLPVMPTFHPGFLLVNPEMKRASWEDLQMIRRKLKG; encoded by the coding sequence ATGCCCAGTAACCCCACAGACCTTCTCCGGGAAGTACGGCAACTGCTCGAGTATCATCGCTTTCTGGGAATCACCAGCTATCCCCGGACCGACAAGCTGGTTAATTTTCTGACCCCGAAAGATCCCGATCGGCCGGGCCGCGCAGCCCCCGCCGGACCCGCCCCGCCGACCCACGGTTCCCACGGTTCTCCGTCCCGGGCAAGGGCCAATGCCGCAACATCGCTTGCCGGGATCCGGGCGGAACTCAAGGACTGCCGGCGGTGTCGACTCCAGGAACATCGGAGCAATATCGTGTTCGGCGCGGGACAGCCCGGAGCCCTCCTTTTTCTGGTGGCTGATTCGCCGAGCCCGGAAGAGGACCGGACCGGCCTCCTGTTCAGCGGCGAACCCGGCGAACTGCTCGACAGGATGCTCAATGCCATTCAATTGACCCGGGACCAGGTATACCTCGCCTGCCTGGTCAAATGCGCATCGCCCGCCGCCGCCGGCGGTCCCGGGGCAGAGGAGATCAATACCTGCCGGCCCTTTCTCTGGCAGCAGATCGAGGCCGTTGCCCCTAGGATCGTCTGCCCTATGGGCCCGCTGGCGGCCCGGGCCCTGACCGGGTCGGACCAGCCGCTGATCAGGCAGCGGGGCCGCTTCCACCAGCTTCGTCTCCACCCGGACGCTGATCCGCTCCCGGTTATGCCGACCTTTCATCCCGGGTTTCTGCTCGTAAATCCCGAAATGAAAAGGGCAAGCTGGGAGGACCTGCAGATGATCAGGAGGAAACTGAAGGGATAA